Proteins from a genomic interval of Cyclopterus lumpus isolate fCycLum1 chromosome 18, fCycLum1.pri, whole genome shotgun sequence:
- the si:ch73-335l21.1 gene encoding insulin receptor substrate 1-B, with the protein MELSGVMESQAGDLQSCEDVRKSGYLRKQKSMHRRYFVLRAASERGPARLEYYESEKKFRGKAPIPKKAVALETCFNINKRADSKNKHMIVLYTRAESFAIAAENEADQDEWYQAMVDLQCKSKSLTDIEEGGDYGIPNPGPAFKEVWQVKVWPKGLGQAKNLVGIYRLCLTDKTVNFVKLNSDAAAVVLQLMNVRRCGHSENFFFVEVGRSAVTGPGEFWMQVDDSVVAQNMHETLLEAMKALSEEFRQRSKSQSNSGPGGGATASNPISVPSRRHHPNPPPSQVGFTRRPRTEPPGGANSGAGVSSANASPTPRHSFPRSRTASDGGKGEDGTGGTTPLQGTCSSPSTNGSCSTTPILRSKSARSVPTTAAKTPLGLMRSISSPAPSPAPSLSSSSGHGSEFGVVTSAGAGPGSDAYSHIPSHRASVSGSPSDYGSSDEYCSSPGDHTLLPSPSLPCSSVGSAGSQSLGEEGANYILMGQRSGGGSNGNQGGLTSSSLPAPVTPACGSQPQTRRVLRRSSSRECEAERRLLSKRASLPPMALERLAPRQRRAEEPADEDSADYAIMSRSTSRESFASTSSTPQRESVIGVGSAGGGGGYLDVAGEFKSEVGGGASGSVDIGVDNGYMSMLPGVTQPPVSLSPSLSVSVPDSDSKPADDYMAMTPNNSVSPPQQIRPPPASDGYMIMSPNSSCSPDQRGGLSGGVWVGSGSADSRAGSDYMNMSPISARSVNGSPPPPEHNSHLETSSQQQAPKMVYSYYSLPRSYKHNPSPGHFDDGPGRGRRSNGSFTRGMGGGRTVGGRQEPTAAVNSAVGRHLSLSSSSYSSSSASSESLGESEDRANQTVSPMAGGTQSKDGSKQRQGSGGLSKQGSHSRNRPVSLFVDVSKANTLPRVRENPLPPEPKSPGEYVSIEFKGEKNSQTGVGGWRGRGLRHGLSLPHGSSSKHNQHRPTSCLGDFIPLSRSPSAPITPPAASEYVNMDLGPSPSPSPLSLTPLVFPSFHTPPTPPTLAHAPKSCDKGTAGPREEGVEVVEAPLRKSRESVPSVSESGSPSSCGDYTDMVFSLNSTTVPRSSSSVSPKAPSPTRTDPSVPVLSRGLDFPLAKPGPNPDHGAKVIRADPQGRRRHCSETFLASPSLPTSTSTSSSSTASLFPEHPQAVARRLGFESMLWGNGAVTDNPTQFALPGQQSLPTNSTEQGLNYIDLDLANKEGPHLGLDGPSGSQAPSRLFTVLGGGSAVVGVGAAVVSSSSSSSTLNTYASIDFYKSEELRTHQNGNKEGTEC; encoded by the exons GTAAGAGCCTCACTGACATCGAGGAAGGGGGGGACTATGGAATACCCAATCCTGGGCCTGCGTTCAAAGAGGTGTGGCAGGTGAAGGTGTGGCCCAAAGGCCTGGGTCAAGCCAAGAACTTGGTGGGCATCTATCGCCTTTGCCTGACTGACAAGACGGTCAACTTTGTCAAGCTCAACTCTGATGCTGCTGCCGTGGTGCTGCAGCTGATGAACGTCCGACGCTGCGGCCATTCAGAAAACTTCTTCTTCGTCGAGGTGGGACGCTCAGCCGTGACAGGCCCGGGCGAGTTCTGGATGCAG GTGGATGACTCTGTGGTGGCCCAGAACATGCATGAAACCTTGCTGGAGGCCATGAAGGCACTGAGCGAAGAGTTTCGCCAACGCAGCAAGTCTCAGTCGAACTCCGGCCCCGGAGGAGGTGCTACTGCTTCTAACCCCATCAGTGTTCCCTCACGCCGCCATCACCCAAACCCTCCTCCCAGCCAGGTGGGCTTCACCCGCCGGCCCCGAACGGAGCCCCCAGGAGGAGCTAACAGTGGAGCAGGGGTCAGCAGTGCCAATGCTTCTCCCACCCCACGGCATAGTTTTCCGAGGTCTCGCACTGCAAGTGATGGGGGGAAAGGTGAGGATGGGACAGGAGGGACCACACCCCTCCAAGGGACTTGTTCCAGCCCTTCCACCAATGGTTCGTGCTCTACCACCCCGATCCTCAGGTCAAAATCAGCCCGTTCAGTCCCCACCACAGCTGCTAAAACTCCTCTTGGGTTGATGCGTTCcatctcctctccagcaccctccCCAGCCCCAAGCCTCTCCTCTAGCTCAGGGCACGGCTCTGAGTTTGGAGTCGTGACATCTGCAGGTGCTGGTCCAGGGTCTGATGCCTACAGTCATATCCCCTCCCATCGCGCCTCTGTCTCGGGCTCACCCAGTGACTATGGCTCCTCAGATGAGTATTGCTCGAGTCCTGGGGATCAcactctcctcccctccccgaGCCTCCCCTGTAGCTCTGTTGGTAGTGCTGGCAGCCAGTCCCTTGGCGAGGAGGGAGCCAATTATATCCTGATGGGCCAacgtagtggtggtggtagcaATGGCAACCAAGGTGGCTTGACATCCAGTTCACTGCcagcaccagtaacaccagcCTGTGGCTCCCAGCCACAGACCAGAAGAGTTCTGCGCCGCTCCTCCAGTCGTGAATGTGAAGCTGAACGTAGGCTGCTGAGCAAGCGGGCTTCGTTACCTCCGATGGCCCTGGAGAGGCTGGCCCCACGTCAGCGCAGAGCTGAGGAGCCAGCAGATGAAGATTCAGCCGATTATGCCATCATGTCCAGGAGCACTAGCCGTGAGTCCTTTGCTTCCACCTCCTCTACCCCACAGAGGGAATCGGTCATAGGTGTTGGGtcagcagggggaggaggagggtactTGGATGTGGCGGGAGAGTTTAAAAGTGAAGTGGGTGGAGGAGCAAGTGGTAGTGTAGATATAGGTGTGGACAATGGGTACATGTCCATGCTGCCTGGCGTCACTCAGCCTCCAGTATCCCTGTCCCCGTCATTGTCTGTTTCTGTCCCAGACTCGGATTCCAAACCTGCTGACGACTACATGGCTATGACCCCTAACAACAGTGTGTCCCCGCCACAGCAGATTCGACCTCCACCAGCTTCTGATGGCTATATGATAATGTCCCCCAATAGCAGCTGCTCCCCTGACCAGCGTGGGGGTCTCTCTGGAGGAGTGTGGGTCGGCAGTGGTAGTGCAGACAGCAGGGCAGGCAGTGACTATATGAACATGTCTCCAATCAGTGCACGTTCTGTAAATGGCAGCCCACCACCACCTGAACACAACAGTCATTTGGAGACCAGTTCTCAACAGCAAGCCCCCAAGATGGTCTATTCTTACTATTCTCTTCCCCGCTCATACAAACATAACCCCTCTCCTGGACACTTTGACGATGGACCCGGACGAGGCAGAAGGTCCAATGGGAGTTTCACTAGGGGAATGGGTGGAGGTAGGACTGTGGGAGGGCGTCAGGAGCCAACAGCAGCAGTCAATTCAGCAGTTGGACGCCACCTgtcactctcctcatcctcatacTCCTCCAGCTCAGCCAGCAGCGAGAGTCTCGGGGAGAGCGAGGACCGAGCTAACCAGACAGTTAGCCCTATGGCTGGGGGAACTCAGTCCAAAGATGGGAGTAAGCAGAGACAGGGCTCTGGTGGATTGTCCAAGCAGGGTAGCCATAGTAGGAACAGACCAGTGAGCCTGTTTGTTGATGTATCCAAGGCTAATACCCTTCCAAGGGTCCGTGAGAACCCCCTGCCCCCAGAACCTAAGAGCCCTGGGGAGTATGTAAGCATTGAGTTTAAGGGGGAGAAGAACAGCCAGACTGGGGTTGGAGGATGGCGCGGCCGTGGTCTCAGACATGGCTTATCACTGCCTCATGGCTCAAGCAGCAAGCATAATCAACACAGGCCAACTTCTTGCTTAGGGGACTTTATCCCCCTTTCCCGTAGCCCATCTGCCCCCATCACCCCCCCAGCTGCCTCTGAGTATGTCAATATGGACTTGGGCCCTTCTCCGTccccctcacccctctccctTACTCCTCTAGTTTTCCCCTCCTTCCACACCCCTCCAACGCCACCAACTCTTGCTCATGCTCCCAAATCCTGCGATAAGGGTACTGCTGGCCCTCGTGAAGAGGGGGTCGAAGTGGTTGAAGCCCCACTTAGGAAAAGCAGAGAAAGTGTCCCATCAGTGTCTGAGTCTGGGTCCCCATCATCCTGTGGAGACTACACAGACATGGTCTTCAGCTTGAACAGCACCACCGTGCCTAGGTCATCATCCAGTGTCTCCCCCAAAGCTCCTTCCCCCACCAGGACTGATCCCTCTGTTCCAGTGCTATCACGGGGTTTAGATTTCCCCCTCGCCAAACCTGGACCCAACCCAGACCACGGGGCTAAAGTTATCCGGGCCGACCCCCAAGGGCGCAGACGGCACTGCTCAGAAACCTTCCTTGCCTCGCCTTCCCTCcccacctctacctctacttcctcttcctccactgccTCCCTCTTTCCAGAACACCCCCAAGCTGTGGCTCGCCGGCTGGGCTTTGAAAGCATGCTGTGGGGGAACGGTGCTGTGACTGACAACCCCACTCAGTTCGCCCTCCCTGGACAGCAGTCCCTTCCCACAAACTCCACGGAGCAAGGCCTTAACTACATAGACTTGGACTTGGCCAACAAAGAGGGCCCCCATTTGGGCCTGGATGGACCCTCAGGTAGCCAGGCCCCCTCTCGCCTCTTCACTGTACTGGGTGGAGGTTCTGCGGTCGTGGGAGTGGGCGCAGCAGtcgtcagcagcagcagcagcagctcaactCTCAACACTTACGCCAGCATCGACTTCTACAAATCAGAGGAACTGCGGACGCATCAGAATGGAAACAAAGAGGGAACAG